Below is a genomic region from Polyodon spathula isolate WHYD16114869_AA chromosome 26, ASM1765450v1, whole genome shotgun sequence.
tttttctgttaaaTGGTGCGATCAGCTCGGTTGGGAAAATCGCCCAGATACGAGGCTGCAGTGTTGAGTTGGTATTTATCTGAATAGTTGTGTTCTGATGAAAGGACACATTACTATGAGTAACAGCAAACCAACAACCTGTCATCTGAAAAGACCCAAACCCCAGACCACCCTCAGTGCTGGACTGGACTCTTCCAGCCttgaacaggctttttttttaccaacacaAACCTCTCAGAAATGCAGCGCTACTCCAGCAACCATAATAAGAGCAAGCTTCCGGGTCCAACGAGGTCCTCGTGCCGGCATACGCGTTCTGACAAAGCTATGCAGCCAGATGAAAACAGAATGGGTGTGCTGAAAGTCTGTGAATGAGAaaaggtcattcggcccatcccTTGTTAGCataccattctcccctactgtgGGGAGcgcatttaaaagcacagaattgttttgttttttttaaatgttcccaatgttttaaattatattaccGTACTTCACCTGGTTGGATATCCCATGCATGTGTAACTGTACAcattctgttctaaacttactaacttctctctgtgctaaatgtgAAGTAGTGTCTTTATCTAGACCATTTctcattttaaagacttcaatccagtcccctctttcccttcttgTTTTCTAGGCTGAAGTCATTATTTTAACCTGgcctcatagctcatgtcattaagcCCTGGATCTATTCAGTTTGTTAAACCTTTTCAAGCAGCTAAGTCGCTCGAATCAAGACCGTACAGACAGTGCTGCTTGAACTTGTCACATGGTGGAAATTGCTCATGACAAGTAGCTTCATAAGCTGGCCAGAAAAATGTTGCCCGGAAGTTGCCTTGTGTTCCATgggctgttttgcttttgaaaaacatAGTAAGACGACAGGAAAGTGTAGTACAGCACAGTTAACAGATTGTAAAAGCATTACAAAGCACGGAACGATTAATCACTAGTCCCATGGTAAATATCTGTAAATGCTCAAAATATATACAGGGGAAAAGTGTGTTCTTGGTTTGCATTGTTGCTCTTTGATGCATTGCTGAAAGGCGCTGGGAGGACTATATTTGTCTTCAGCATGAATGCCTGCAGTGTCAGGAAATGTAAATATAGGCCTGTATAAAGATGGTTATCTTCCCATACCCTCACGGTGGACTGGCAGATGGCTGTCACCCTGGACACAGCCCTGCGAGTAATGCTAGCTTGTGTGTCTGAGCTGCGCAGGGAAACGTAATCAGGGAAAGGTGAGAGCAGGGGCcagtatgtaaaattccacaTCCTCATCACTAAACTACTGGCAAAAACAGACATAGGTGAAAGGTGGAGTTACAGAATGAGATGCTTTGTCTTCTTTCCTATTTCAGCAAAGCACCTAAATAAAGGAACCCGATTCCTTTTCTGAGGTTCTGCTGCACAGCAAAGTTTGCACCTTTGCTTCTGAATCAAACAGCTGCAAAGTTCCCCTGCACAAGGTTGTACTGAACAGAGTCAGGGGCAGATAGAGGTTGTTAAGCAAGAAGGAGGCTGTTTGTTGATGGTAAGAGCCTTGCACTGCTCCACCAGTACaaagcagagggaggctgtttgGTGAAGGTAAGAGCCTCACACTGCTACACCAGTAGGAGGCTGTTTGGTGAGAAAAATACCTTTAAGAAAACCTTTAAAaactgtattgctgtttttttttttctgcgaaaATTAACAAATTTAAGTAACCTTTAAATACAAACTACACCACTTTTTTAAAGTAAGGATGTGCATGCGTGCTTGTTACTtttaatagactttttttttcccctcgctGGAAACTTTGCACAGCATGGGAGCAAAGACTGAGTCAAGTTGTCCCTGTGCTTTTGGCCAGGGCTCTGCAAAGACTCAGAGATGAAACAGGTCACAGGCCACATGCCAGCACGCTTGGAAGGAACCTCAGTGAATCTGAGATGCCTTGCTCGGTTCTGTCTTCTGCAGGAGCGCGGCTGGgcttcacgcacacacacatatcatcTCCCAAATTAAATTTGTTCTGCTTTGTCCAACTCAACACAGAGAAGGCCATGGACTGGTGGAACAACACAGGCATGAAGACATATCACTACAGAAGGGCATTTATTAATGTGCAcgtaacagaaaaataaaaaaactgttgtgtttatttttgtacttgaTGAACATTCCTTCATTCTCTTAAGTGTTCACTACAGATAGGCATCTTCTCATCATACAATATGCATCGTGCGTTGACAACAGTGTAGGCTTGTTTGCAAAAGATTATTGCAATATGTAAAAAAGATATTGGAAATAAcaagttttgcatggaaaccgcTGCAGGGTTGATGTAATAATGTGTTGATTAAAAATGATCAATCAGTGAGGCGCCTGGTTCCTTCCCAACTCAACTGACCAATGAGGTAGCAGCACACAAGTGGGCAAGTTGTGTTCGTTCTGACGTGATTGGTTTATGTGTGAATCCAATCAGAGAGTGGATTAGCCCAAAGTCACCCCTTACTGTGGCAACAGGTTTCCAATTCTGGGAGTGCAGTATCTATTTTTACATTGAAAACTATTCAAAACCAAGCCAGCTGTTAACCCATTAACTCCTGcagcatacatttttaatatatcatacTAAAGGGCACGTTTAATATATTCACATATATTCAGAAATATATTACCTTCCAATATAAATCAATTGCCTTAATAATATATACCAGTATATTGTTTTTCTACATTTTGCAATATTAAAAATGTCCATGCATAAAAAATGTCCCTCAGAGCAGCTGTTTGAAGACTGTTGCACAAACCGTTTTGGAAAAGCAACATGTGGCTTATCATCACTCTGTTCATTGGCTCCTGCCACTCACTGGAACACAACAACCTTCCAAAATCTTTCCACATAGTAACCCCCTCTCCCCTCTTACACCCCCCCACTCCTTTGAAGGAAAGGACCTCAGTGTTCCTTTGCATTTTTGGGGAGGCGGGGGGGTTTGTTGAGAAATATTACCAAATTGAAGTCTGTGCTGGATACGAGGGGTAGAGGTGCTGATATATGGATTCATAACTCTCTGGTCTTgattcttgtaatttttttcttgcTGGTATACCTGCCACTAAACTTAACATGGCAGATCATTAATCATCTGTATCGCATCAAACAAAGGGGGTGGGTGAGAGCACCCTCTTATTTTTCCTCATGGGTGCTTGAGCCCTTGAGTACCACAGAGTCGACGTCTATGATTTTCAGTACCAGGGAAAAACCGATCTTCAACCAAGCATGTGTATCAAAGTCCAACAGCTGGAATCAACATTGCAGCTGGGCTTTCCAAGAATAACGAGAGCTGCATGCCCCAGACATATTAACTGAGGGAGGAGTAAGTGACGGTCTATTCTGAGCAAGTCATCTGTTTTTACTCCTCAGCCTTTAAATTGAAACCTATTGCATTTTAATAGATTATATAATTGATTCTTGCTGGTACAGATAtcacatacagaaacacacacacacacattccagtGGGCCACAAAACAAGGGATCTAATGGAGATACAGTATCTAGTTTAAATCGTATACATACTATATACAACGTAGCATACACACAGCGCCACCAGTGGCCACACAGTTTATTtatagggggaggggggggtaagTGAacggaatttcttttttttctatacttagaacataagaacataagaacataagaaagtttacaaacgagaggaggccattcggcccatcttgctcgtttggttgttagtagcttattgatcccagaatctcatcaagcagcttcttgaaggatcccagggtgtcagcttcaacaacattactggggagttgattccagaccctcacaattccctgtgtaaaaaagtgcctcctattttctgttctgaatgcccatttcaggtcaaaaaagtcccttgggtcgacattgtcaataccttttagaattttgaatgcttgaattaggtcgccacgtagtcttctttgttcaagactgaacagattcaattattttagcctgtctgcatatgatgtGCCTTTCAAGCCCGGCAGAGGACACTCACACAGTTACACttcactgtgcacacacacacacacacactcacacactcacacacacacacacacacacactcacacacacacacacacacaccacacacacacacacactcacacactcacacacacacacacacacacacactcacactcacacacacacacacacactcacactcacacacacacacacacacacacacacacacactcacactcacacacacacacacacacacacacacacactcacacacacacacacacacacactcacactcacactcacactcacacacacacacacacacacacaccacacacacacacacacacacacacacacacacacacacacacacacacacacacacactcacacacacacacactcacacactcacacacacacactcacacacacacacacacacacacacacacactcacacacacacacacacacacacacactccacacacacacacacacacacacacacacactgtccacacacacactcacacacacacacacactgacacacacactcacactcacacacacacacacacacacacacacacacacacacacacacacacactgtccactgggattttattttctgttctagcTGGAGGGTGTTGGGggggagttagggttagggttaggggtaggggtagggttaagGGTAGGGTCTGGTGTTTTTGAGGTGCAGGTATTGCATTTgttggtaacactttgcattaattCAGTCTGTGCTGCATTcgaattacactgtaataaagcACTAATTAGACATACATGTGTGTTGTTACAATGAAACATCAAGTTGAAAAGTGCTTCCCTTCGCTAGTGTAATTTGCAATTAATTGCAAGTGTCTTCTATGTATTTCCACCTGCCTCAATATTCCACTAGAAGAAAATGTCACCAAAGTAATAATGTGTATGTATCCCTTGACATTTATCCTGGCCAGCCTCTCTACAGTGCCAATCAAACAGAGTCCCCTGCACACGTGCTTAATAAACACgcattttaaaaaactgtcatGCTATTTTTACGATGTTAGTGATGTAGCAGTAACATTCCCACCGCCTTGCTGGTGTAGAAAGGCGTATTGGTGTATTTATAACCAGTACCGAGAGGGTCGCCTTTATCAATAGCGTTAATAAAACGTTAATAAATCCACCGGCAAAAATATCCTTCCTCCAATGACGTGGTTGGGTTCCAGAATGTATCCCAGCTTCCAAAACTACGACATCCATAAAGCACCTGGCGGATGGGAAAAGCGCCCTGGTGAAGTTTGTTATAAACAGTCATTTAATCTAAGAGAAATGTTCCCCCTCTGTAAAACATAGACACCATTTGCGTGTGGcacgctgttttttttgttttgttttgttttactgaaagaaaaaaaaaaaaacacaagtcttTATTTTCCATAGCAGTGATGCTGTTGCATTCGCCTCGGTGTGGTTTCTATAAGAATGCTAACTGGTAGATAGATCCGTGTCGAGTTTTCTTGTAGCGTTACAGAACAGACGGGCTCCTTCGTTTAATCACACATGAAGCAAAGGCCAGAGCGAAGCACAGAACCTGGATTTGcgaaatgaaatatatattgtttttaaaaacatcacagtACAGGAGACTTTGTACAACATCTTTGgattgtttattttctaattataacAAGCACACGCCGCTTAAGTCGTTTTAttgtttgggttttgtttgtttttgtttgtttgttttgggtttttgtcAATGTGAATCCAAAcacattttcttgtgttattaaatagtttttattaaaacaacaaaacacaatcacTAATACTGTACCAAATGCAACAGGCGTCATTGGGAAGTTTCGCTTTGTCAATATTATAAAGAAAGCATTTCCCTGATAGCAGGCTATATTAGGAATACTTACTATTTTGgggtattttttgtattaatcgTTCAGGTTGACGCAGAAAGTCTTGTGCCGGGCAGCAGTCGCAGCCTCTACCCCAGTTATAGACTTGATGacgggggggtggggagggtagAGCTCCAGTCACGAGTGTCCGTGTTATTAATAGCGCCCCGCAGCCTCGACATGTGTACCTATTTGGCCATGGAATAAGCTTAGTGTCCCACTTGAAACGTCGGGAGAACACGAGTTATCCAATTCAGCCACGCTGCAATTCCGCCTATATACTAATACCAGGGAAGGTCACACTCCCCGGGGGGGTTTCTGCGCAATTCATTTAAATGTTACCTTAATCGCTGGGTTGCTGCCAGTAATGCCCAGACAGTTTAACATGTTCAAAATCGACCTAACAGGGAATTGATACAGCGGCGCCTACAGTACACGAGGCGTACTCTACACTGCACAGTGCTGTGGAATACAATAAACACATCGATAAATACTGCAAAGCCTGCGGGTTTAAATAGGCAAACCATGCTAAAGCATAGGAAAGCTTTGTAAAGATTAGCGAGGTGAAGCATATTAAtacacatggcaaaccagggtatggcaaatgcataatataaccatgggaaaagcgtATTCAAACTGCAAAAACACCGTGCTAGACTTTCAGAAGCGATATAAACCCTAAAGGACAATATTGTTGCAGCAAAAAAAGTAGCCGGCAATGGCAGGTAAACACTATAACTggctaaacaaaacacagccacaCCTGAAAGAACTGTTATTATAGAAGAACCCATTACATATGTGGGTTGTCTCTAAACAATTATGTttgcacaaaaacacagcaagacGTGAGCGGGGAGGGTCTTGTGTGTGAGAACACGAGGTTTTCATTGTGTTTGCATTCGTGTATCGGGGCCATGCATCGAGCACAGCTGCTGCATGTGCCGTCCTGCACGTACTCAACCCGGCTGGTGAGAGTAAAGGCCGGTATACGTCACACTTGCAATCACGGTGCTCTTCAGTTCTGTACGCCGGATTCTAGACAGCCCGAGGCGAGCGCGCTGCAAGTTCTTGAAGCATCACAGGTTTTGCAGTTTCGTGTCAGCTGACCTGGTTTGGAGTTGCAGCGGCTGGCACGTAGCCTCCCACCGCCCTCGCAGAACGGGTACCTACTTTGCCCTCACGCATCGGAACACAGTCACGGGACTAACTGTACCTGGCGACGACACTACCATGCGTGGAAAATTACTCGTCGCTGTGGGACCCCCCCCTTATCTGACGCTGTAGTTTACGCTATAACATTGATAGCGTGCTGTAAGCAATACTAATTCATTTACAATGTGCAAAACAGattttgtaacatacaaaaacaaaacaaaaaattttgATGGCCCTCACATACTCCTATCCTTTTTCTgcataatatttgtatatttaataattataacaaGAACGATAATAGCcgtaactataataataataataataataataataataataataataataataataataataataacgtacatCAAAGTCACATTAAGAACATAACACATGTTGACAGGACTCAGATGGCACTCCATCTACTAATAACAACTATACACATATTATGAGGCTTCACAGTATTTGTTCTTATGCGCAATTGACGATATCATGGTTCTTTCTATAGCGatgctttatttttaagcatAGAGCCAGTTTAGCGATAGCGACACACTGCCCCCGTGTGGCCATTAATTATAATAGCTTTGTTCGATCTTGACCCAAGCCAGAAATCTAGATCTCATGAATCAGTGAAGTTCCTGGCTGCTGAGATTTTAAAAGCAAGTTGGTGGATTCAAGGAGAAATTGTACAGTACATTCCTAAGCACGGACACTTTTGTGTTACATTTGGGCTTAGGAAACGTTTAGAtagagaacaaaaagaaaactgaactccccccctccctccttcccccTTCCTCTTACCTCCCTTTCACCCACTACCCCCTTCCCCCTTCCCTTCCTCCCTTCCCTCCCCCTGTTTTATAACCGACATCGCTGCACTTTCGTAACTTCCCGATGTGAGCGAAGCTCTTTCAAAGCTGACAGCAGCCTCAACACTGCCCCAGTGTGTTGCTTTCCTGCAAGGTATTTGCCATTAAGGTAAACCACACCTCGGCTCTTTTCAAAGCAGCGGCCCATTTTTAGAACATTCTTCAGCAGAAAATGTGCATCTAATGGGCGTATTTCATACCGAGAAGCTTCTGTTTATAGGAGATAGCgacttatatattaaaaaaaaaaaaaaattcaaaaccgGTAAGGAACAGATGAGAGTGTTCTAAAGAACTATTAGAATCCTATTTAGGGGTTCCAAATATAAAGGATCTATTCTGGAGCCTTATGGTTCAATTTGGAAACTAGCCAGCAATAGTCTCATGGGTCAGTGTGGCCTGCAACCCCAATACAATGTATCTTTTCCTACAGaaatatgatatatttaaaatattttaaaaagtaagacAAGTTCAATGAAATATGATctgtactgttttatatttatacctGCCTCCTCATTGCTCTCTCCAGAAGAGGGCGCTGTGGGGGTAGCAGGGAGGAAAGTGTGGGAGTTGAGGTTGAAGCAGCCTGCACACAATATAAACATAACAATGTTCTCCGAGCTCTCCatctaaaacaaacacagcaaagcGACCCACTCCGCAAATTACAAAGTTCTCAGAGTCACTTGAGACgaacaaaacaaagctacaagTCCTTTTAAAACAACGCTCTTCGGAAATACGAAAGCCCTGCTTTGCCCCTGGTCGGAGTGGCTGTTCTGCCAGTATTAATAGAAGTGTATTCCAAGCTAAATAAACAGGATCTCTTTCCCAGCACAGACAGCTCAGAAATAGCTGTCCTGAATCCAGTTCTCTGACACAATGCTGTCACAGGTTCTTCAGGGGTGATGCGCTCCAGAGGAATTATCTCAAAATGGTTTAGCTTAGCACTAGGCCTGAAAAACAGGGCTGAATAAAATAGTTAAGTGTCTTATATTGAAATTTAAATACAGATTGGGCATAGCATATTGGTATATTAGCTGAGTTTAGCGGCCTGCAGTTTTGGGTGGAGTTACATTTCCTGTAGTACTCTTCTGCAGTTTTGAATGGAGAGTTGATTAGCCCAGAGCTTTGCTTCTACCAGGGCCTGAATCAACTGAAACCGCCCAACCCGTTTGACGTTTGGACGCAGGCTCAGATGTCCAATTGAATACTAGACTGTAAAGGGTGTTTGATGAAGTAGTTCTGGTCTGGGCTGGAACCAGGTGAAAAAGccagcattattttatttgtcactTATTAGCATGACTTGAATATACATTCTTAAACATAAAATTGCATACTAATTTTCAATTCATGATCTGTCTATGCCCTCCAATGTTTGGTTTTCATACATGATAAAGTCGATTTTCCAGACGCAATTGGCTTTACTTCATGCGGAGAGCAATCCACACCAAggctatgtgtgtgtatgtgaattTCACTCTATAAATGACACCATGAAGCCCTACGGGTATCTGAATCACATCTTAAAGACATTATTCATCTGCATTTTTTACAggttaaatatttgaaatacattcaaattaaacaatttatcCTTAAGTCAAAATAAAACCGGAGTTATCGTTTGTTACATGGAACGGTGTAGTGTAGCAGTTTCCTCAAATAACACCTGTGTTTCTATGGTAATTACTGCGTCTCTTCCATTATACAAACACAGTTGTGTAACACGTCTCCACGGCAGCTACAGCGTTAAACACTTAAAAGCACCGTGCCTCTGTGCATGCGTAGGCAAACTCAGCCAGTTTAAGAAAGTTACACTTTTccacctcctccctcctccttctTTCCTCCTCAAAGCGAGACCGTGCTGCAGAGCTGCGGATCTGGTACAGCTTAGACTTCTAATCACTTCGGACTAACGCCATATAACCTAACCGGCCGCCGCCTCAAACAGCTTCCAAAAAGGGGAGAAGCagcatttctgtgtattttacAAACTTGATTTATCATGGTGAAGCTCACGGTTTTATTCTTTTACCTGTTGCACGGCGGGTTCAATTTCATAGCAGGACAGCAGCAGCCACAACGGGGTCGCTTACGGACCGGGATGCCGTGGAGACAGAAGATCCAGTGGGAAAATAACGGGCAGATGTACAGCTTGCTAAGTACCGGGTCCGAGTACCACCCGCCGGCAGTATCTCCAGACAGAAGGACTGGGTCCCACAGCGTCTTACTGAGCACCAACCGGGAGGGGAGCAGCCGCCGAGCAGCGGGCGCATCTTTTGATGTGGATAATGGACCCAGGGCGCCAGTACTGAGCCTCTCGGACCCGGGACCGTCCCAGCAGCAGACGCTCAGCTCCGGGTCGACCATGTTAGACGCTGATTCTAGAGCTTATATGACGGTCAACCGTGGGTCGGGTGCCAGGCGTTCACCGCAGTCTGGCGCGTCACGCTCGTCCTCGGCTAGATCCGCGGGCAGCCCAGGCGCACGCAGATATCAATCGGGGTCCAGTTCAGGTGGGAATAACGTCACGGCTGCGGGGGTTCTTCCAGAATTCTCAGGCAGCGGGGCTCCCAGAGGCGGGAGGAATCCCCCTCGCGGTGACGTCAGTGTGGCTGGTGCTGGGGTTGGGAGTTCTAACACAAACGCTGGCCGTTATGTGCAATCACCGCACCAGCAGGGAAGCAGGGTGCAACAAGAGAGAACTAGTGCCGGGAGTGACAGCAGGTGGGGTCAGTCGGTCGACACGGTGACCATTACCGGCGACGACGCTGTGCCTAATCTATCCCCCACAACGTCAATCGCTGGCTCCAATGCGGACCGGCGAGACGTGGCGGTGTCAGAGTCTGACGACGAGCCCCAGGCTGTGGGGGGCATGGCGGGGGACGACCCCCAGAACCCGTACAAGAACAGCAGGAACACGGTGTTCTATAATGTCTACCCCTCGCCCTCGGGGGCCGGGCGGACTCGCATGACGGCTCGCACTCGGAGGCCCCCGGGGACGGGTTACGGTACCAGGTACTTTCAGAACGGTAGGTCAATTACTGCGCGCTGACCACTGGCCAGCTCTGCTAGCGTGCACTATTGCAAACGCTAACGTGCCCATGGATTTTCAAATATGCGTGAGCCGTTGCGtagttaataataatgataaaccgGCTAAAAATAACTAAACTCATATAAACGCAACAGCAGAGGAGATGCAATAAGCTGATAACAGAGGCTGTTAGACTGCAGGTCTTTTTAAACGGGATATCATATTATTAGTATTGCCATAGCGGCGCATTCGAGCTGCTCTGCAGAGAGGTAACCCCTACACTGATTCAGGTTGAGTCTGCTTCGTTAAAAAGTTCCTCTGCCTTATATAACCCATATATCAAGTGGTTGCATTCATTTCATAATAAAATGATTATTCTTCCAGGGTAGGATAAAAATGTTTGGCTTTGAAAGTCAACAACTGCTGTCAATGATCGCACGTGTCAGACGGAGCGATCTTGCTTTGCGTCAAAGCCACAGGACGCTGTACCCATCGCTGCCGTGCCCTGCATGTCCTTAGCAATGGCGACCTGCTTTCGGTAACTGTGGTTTACGGTCTGTGTTTCCCATGCAGGTCTCCCCGATCTTATCCCTGACGCCTACTTCATCCAGGCAGGTACCTACATCCAAAGAGTGCAGATGTATGCTCTCAGGTGTGCTGCCGAGGAGAACTGCTTAGCCAGGTACGTGCAGCACAAAGGTGCAGGTGGAAAGGGTCGTCTCCAGGTTACTGGTGTACTGTAGCTAAGCTGCTTTAAGAGCAGCACAATAGCAGTCTAACTGTTCAGTGATGCATCACTGGGAAGTGGTCACAGGACAGCACAAATTCCTGGATCTGGATAGCCAGGGaaaataatctttaaacagtACATTCTGTTTGCAGAATGGATGCCGTTAGCATTCCACAGATTGACGTGTGTTTGAGGACTGCTTGTTTATCTCATGTGAAATTGTTGGACTGTTCAGAGTTCAGAACGCAATGGAGCGTTCCCTGCGGCGAGGTTTAGTTTGGCTTGTGTTTTGCTGGAGAATTGTACACAGAGGGAGGATGCCAACCCCTGTGCCAGTCCCAGATCATTCATCATCACTGTGTGgatcggtgtgtgtgggggtgccAACCCTGCCTGGCAGTGACACAGTCAGCCATGAAGAGAATGCATTTTGTGTTAACCCTTTGGAGGCGGTTCTTTTTCTTCACCTATCCAGGACTGTCAAAAAGAATATGGCCGGAACTTTTGCAATTAACTTTCTTAAGGTCCTAAATAGAATTTATCCAGTAAGAAATTGGGAGTTTAGTTATAACTCTGTGTTCTatacaggcatggaaataagactcccattgcatagcagtttgagccatctTTGGTTTTACTTGGAGTCTAATAATACACATCTGAGGTTGTCGCCAATAcaccgtggctaatcaagctcatagcaaaacctggaatggatgaatcTTCTATGAGTCTATTTCCATTCTGAACTATGACTGACCATTCCAGTAAATTAATGAGTCTAgatcttgtgtttgtttgtacgtTTCAGGTCAGCTTATAGGCCTGGTGTGTCTGACATCCAGTACAGGGTGCTGCTACGGTTCCCCCAGAGGGTCAAAAACCAAGGAACAGGAGATTTCCTACCCGTCAAGCCAAGGCACCAATGGGAGTGGCACAGCTGCCATCAGTAAGACTTCAAATCATTATGTTCAATATATTAACATTAGTACCCCGGTTTATTTCTGTCCAAGTTACCAGCATGCAGTTAACCATACATGTGGGGTTCCCATATTTTTGGGATTTGAataacatgcaacacaataacaCTGTTTAGAATTTAACAAGAACCATCCCCTCGCCCCTGTCCACAGTT
It encodes:
- the LOC121300708 gene encoding protein-lysine 6-oxidase-like isoform X2; amino-acid sequence: MVKLTVLFFYLLHGGFNFIAGQQQPQRGRLRTGMPWRQKIQWENNGQMYSLLSTGSEYHPPAVSPDRRTGSHSVLLSTNREGSSRRAAGASFDVDNGPRAPVLSLSDPGPSQQQTLSSGSTMLDADSRAYMTVNRGSGARRSPQSGASRSSSARSAGSPGARRYQSGSSSGLPDLIPDAYFIQAGTYIQRVQMYALRCAAEENCLARSAYRPGVSDIQYRVLLRFPQRVKNQGTGDFLPVKPRHQWEWHSCHQHYHSMDAFSNYDLLEVSSGRRMAEGHKASFCLEDTSCDPGFRRRYACTAHTQGLGPGCYDTYNANIDCQWIDITDVQPGNYILKVTVNPNFQVQESDFSNNIVRCDISYSGSYVSTRNCRVSSY
- the LOC121300708 gene encoding protein-lysine 6-oxidase-like isoform X1, coding for MVKLTVLFFYLLHGGFNFIAGQQQPQRGRLRTGMPWRQKIQWENNGQMYSLLSTGSEYHPPAVSPDRRTGSHSVLLSTNREGSSRRAAGASFDVDNGPRAPVLSLSDPGPSQQQTLSSGSTMLDADSRAYMTVNRGSGARRSPQSGASRSSSARSAGSPGARRYQSGSSSGGNNVTAAGVLPEFSGSGAPRGGRNPPRGDVSVAGAGVGSSNTNAGRYVQSPHQQGSRVQQERTSAGSDSRWGQSVDTVTITGDDAVPNLSPTTSIAGSNADRRDVAVSESDDEPQAVGGMAGDDPQNPYKNSRNTVFYNVYPSPSGAGRTRMTARTRRPPGTGYGTRYFQNGLPDLIPDAYFIQAGTYIQRVQMYALRCAAEENCLARSAYRPGVSDIQYRVLLRFPQRVKNQGTGDFLPVKPRHQWEWHSCHQHYHSMDAFSNYDLLEVSSGRRMAEGHKASFCLEDTSCDPGFRRRYACTAHTQGLGPGCYDTYNANIDCQWIDITDVQPGNYILKVTVNPNFQVQESDFSNNIVRCDISYSGSYVSTRNCRVSSY